From Zavarzinella sp., one genomic window encodes:
- a CDS encoding tetratricopeptide repeat protein has product MIRSLFQYMVHSLPALILLSSGGAHLCAQVSPEQQAEMLYQGGRNALKEGNHAVAVQLFNEFLQKFNGQPQTNRVRYHLGYTLLQQQPPDYQKALEQFNSCADDGNLPVQSIAQYYQSYSIRALGLEALEQLASKPNEAAALQQRAKDRFQEAINSYRRAAQTLKAQLEKTPTHVVWYARCLAEQAELENRLKKYDDALKTAEPFLSELPLEKTPSYSGGVFAYAYAAFQKNDFLVAGRALSKLMPFDQTYHGLHARYLLGRVYQATGQPAEARQFYAKVLEDYETQKRQAIEKIKQPDQYRQQPAEWKRLQALAVGPRPDFVFAAQYYGATILYEEGKPAEAYTLLEQFLKDQPQSPLAKEVRLRMGFCQVQLKQYPEALATLQPLENEAPLLDQVLYWKAKALAGQANALDATKQAERQQGLQQAITIIRTAADRAANLANTDPRAKMRRAEIQQSLAEMLQQTGLHRDAAVVLETVINENAQPEQRPIHELSRAQAFHLAKDYDTSRRLAEEWIGRNPEHSLRTDAMLLVAENTYFRAVDEYSKPDAIKYPDRWQPIYKDAIKQYQAVLTQGGEFPQRYVARYSLAMSHFRMDEYDQAISELSKIPTTERIGELAYVNYLLADSYLRQAPATVRGAIETRKVLELLQKAIEHLESFVGIDSTKPADQVMAMYQLGTSQLRVAELTLDQNERGPLLQTARQTFEKLQQQFPQQPQATAAIMERAKCLYLVGDHGGSINELRKFTQDPQQQSPYAPFALMRLATILRQQNQAEEAVKVLQAARDRWEQPLAQQKDKLAQLRYQHGLALQQWGKYQEAFTLFKTIPSMVPQSDLLLEAELRASQCRIQVVKKQFDEARQKLQEAGNDAGKISQAKSVVNDRLNDVIRAGSEALQMAQNTRTTFSAAPARERLFYEAAWAARYAGEYEIREAQNRKQKQQWLDLRSQAKKELPEGADLPYIPQPVIAVKDVTVQHGENVARSCYNHLIKEFSDTILSVDARLELAEMHLMREEYDPAIQLLKDANDLEPSGDEFPTQAVLDKVKVRLGTCLAAKKEWDDARNHLEAVANNEQSPVRAQAILQLGECLLAKGDHQDAAKWLTIFKDNGQFHWVNGVSDQAVVRLGQALAGTKQWDAARQAYDLVPQRYGSSRWMPEARYGMGWAFQQQGQHDQAVQSYQQVINLVSSDLAAKAHLQIGLCRLEQKRYGDAVAALLIVPYTFDERDLHPIALCEAARALVADGKPAQAKRLLERVVKDYPKDPWAAIAKERLTALNAPTPEPKLTPEQ; this is encoded by the coding sequence ATGATCCGCAGCCTCTTCCAGTACATGGTTCATTCACTTCCGGCCTTGATCCTGCTGTCAAGTGGGGGCGCACATCTGTGCGCGCAAGTCAGTCCGGAACAACAGGCAGAAATGCTCTACCAGGGTGGGCGGAACGCACTGAAAGAAGGCAACCACGCCGTGGCAGTGCAGTTGTTCAATGAATTTCTGCAAAAGTTCAACGGCCAGCCCCAAACCAACCGTGTGCGGTACCACCTGGGCTATACGTTGCTCCAACAACAGCCCCCGGATTACCAGAAGGCACTCGAGCAGTTCAATTCCTGTGCGGATGATGGCAATCTGCCCGTGCAGAGCATTGCCCAATACTATCAGTCGTACTCCATCCGTGCGTTAGGACTGGAGGCACTGGAACAATTGGCCAGCAAGCCAAATGAAGCAGCAGCCCTGCAGCAGCGGGCGAAAGATCGTTTTCAGGAAGCAATCAATTCCTACCGCCGAGCCGCGCAGACGCTGAAGGCACAGTTAGAAAAAACGCCCACGCACGTGGTGTGGTATGCACGCTGTCTCGCAGAACAAGCCGAACTGGAAAACCGCCTGAAAAAATACGATGATGCACTGAAGACTGCGGAGCCTTTCCTGAGTGAGTTGCCCCTCGAAAAAACACCCAGCTACAGTGGGGGAGTTTTTGCCTACGCCTATGCTGCATTTCAGAAAAACGATTTTCTGGTGGCGGGGCGTGCGTTAAGCAAGTTAATGCCGTTTGATCAAACGTACCACGGTTTGCACGCACGATACTTGCTTGGAAGGGTGTATCAGGCTACTGGTCAACCTGCGGAAGCCAGACAGTTTTATGCCAAAGTGCTGGAAGATTACGAAACGCAGAAGCGCCAGGCCATTGAGAAAATCAAACAGCCCGACCAGTATCGCCAACAACCAGCAGAATGGAAACGCCTGCAGGCACTTGCGGTGGGGCCACGCCCCGATTTTGTCTTTGCCGCACAATACTATGGTGCCACCATTCTGTACGAAGAAGGGAAACCCGCCGAAGCATACACGTTGCTGGAACAATTTCTGAAAGATCAGCCGCAATCCCCACTGGCGAAGGAAGTTCGCTTGCGGATGGGCTTCTGTCAGGTGCAATTGAAACAATATCCCGAAGCACTGGCCACCTTGCAACCATTAGAAAACGAAGCCCCACTGCTCGATCAGGTGCTGTACTGGAAAGCCAAAGCACTGGCAGGTCAGGCGAACGCACTGGATGCCACGAAACAGGCAGAACGACAACAGGGTTTGCAACAGGCGATTACAATCATTCGCACTGCCGCCGACCGTGCGGCAAATCTGGCGAACACCGATCCCAGGGCCAAGATGCGGCGTGCGGAAATTCAGCAGTCGCTTGCAGAGATGTTGCAACAGACTGGCCTGCACCGAGATGCGGCGGTGGTGCTGGAAACCGTGATTAATGAAAACGCCCAGCCAGAACAAAGACCGATCCATGAATTAAGCCGTGCTCAGGCGTTTCATCTGGCGAAAGACTACGATACTTCCCGACGGCTGGCGGAAGAATGGATTGGCCGGAATCCGGAGCATTCTTTACGCACCGATGCGATGCTGCTGGTGGCAGAAAATACCTACTTCCGTGCGGTAGATGAATACAGCAAACCAGATGCGATCAAGTATCCCGATCGCTGGCAGCCCATCTATAAGGATGCTATCAAGCAGTATCAGGCCGTGTTGACCCAGGGTGGGGAATTTCCCCAGCGTTATGTGGCACGCTACAGTCTGGCGATGTCTCACTTTCGCATGGATGAATACGATCAGGCCATCAGTGAATTATCGAAGATCCCCACTACCGAGCGAATTGGGGAACTGGCTTATGTGAATTACCTGCTGGCGGACAGCTACCTGCGACAGGCACCTGCCACCGTACGTGGGGCGATTGAAACCCGCAAAGTGCTGGAACTGCTGCAAAAAGCAATAGAGCACCTGGAATCGTTCGTGGGCATCGACAGTACCAAGCCCGCCGATCAGGTGATGGCGATGTACCAGTTAGGCACTTCCCAATTGCGCGTTGCAGAACTGACGCTGGATCAGAACGAACGTGGGCCACTACTTCAGACAGCACGCCAGACGTTTGAAAAACTGCAGCAACAGTTCCCACAGCAGCCCCAGGCAACAGCCGCCATTATGGAGCGTGCCAAATGTCTGTATCTGGTGGGGGATCATGGAGGATCAATCAACGAACTGCGAAAGTTCACCCAGGACCCACAACAGCAGTCGCCTTATGCACCATTCGCTTTGATGCGGTTAGCCACGATCTTGCGGCAGCAGAATCAGGCAGAAGAAGCCGTGAAGGTGCTGCAGGCCGCCCGCGATCGCTGGGAGCAACCATTGGCACAACAGAAAGATAAACTGGCCCAGCTTCGCTATCAGCATGGCCTGGCACTGCAGCAGTGGGGTAAATATCAGGAAGCCTTCACCTTGTTCAAAACTATTCCCTCCATGGTGCCACAAAGTGATCTGTTGCTGGAAGCAGAACTCCGTGCCAGCCAGTGCCGCATTCAGGTAGTGAAAAAGCAGTTCGACGAGGCCCGGCAGAAATTACAGGAAGCTGGGAATGATGCGGGAAAAATCAGCCAGGCAAAATCTGTAGTGAATGATCGGCTGAATGATGTCATTCGTGCGGGCAGTGAAGCGTTGCAGATGGCCCAGAATACCCGCACAACGTTTTCAGCAGCACCCGCACGCGAGCGATTGTTTTACGAAGCTGCCTGGGCAGCACGTTACGCCGGTGAATACGAAATTCGTGAAGCACAGAACCGCAAGCAGAAGCAGCAATGGCTGGACTTGCGAAGTCAGGCCAAGAAAGAGCTGCCCGAAGGTGCCGATCTGCCTTACATCCCTCAACCCGTGATTGCTGTAAAAGATGTCACGGTGCAGCACGGCGAAAATGTGGCCCGCAGTTGTTACAACCACCTGATCAAGGAATTCAGCGATACGATCCTTTCGGTGGATGCCCGCCTGGAATTGGCAGAAATGCACCTGATGCGCGAAGAGTATGACCCTGCAATTCAACTCTTGAAGGATGCCAACGATCTGGAGCCTTCCGGCGATGAATTCCCCACTCAGGCGGTGTTGGATAAGGTGAAAGTTCGCCTGGGAACCTGCCTGGCAGCGAAGAAAGAATGGGACGATGCCCGCAACCACCTGGAAGCGGTGGCCAACAATGAACAGTCCCCCGTGCGTGCCCAGGCAATCCTGCAACTGGGAGAGTGCCTGCTGGCTAAGGGTGATCATCAGGATGCTGCCAAATGGTTGACGATCTTCAAAGATAACGGCCAGTTTCATTGGGTCAATGGCGTATCCGATCAGGCAGTGGTGCGGCTGGGGCAGGCACTTGCTGGCACCAAACAGTGGGATGCTGCACGCCAGGCGTACGATCTTGTCCCACAGCGATATGGAAGTAGCCGGTGGATGCCGGAAGCACGCTATGGCATGGGCTGGGCTTTCCAGCAACAAGGGCAACACGATCAGGCGGTGCAATCGTATCAGCAGGTGATCAATCTGGTCAGCAGCGATCTGGCAGCGAAAGCCCACCTGCAGATCGGGCTGTGTCGTCTGGAGCAGAAACGCTATGGAGATGCGGTCGCTGCACTTCTGATTGTGCCATACACATTTGATGAACGCGACCTTCACCCGATTGCCCTCTGTGAAGCCGCACGTGCGTTGGTAGCAGATGGCAAACCAGCCCAGGCTAAGCGATTACTGGAACGGGTGGTAAAAGACTATCCCAAAGATCCATGGGCAGCGATTGCGAAGGAACGCCTGACTGCACTGAATGCACCCACGCCAGAACCGAAACTAACACCGGAGCAATAA
- a CDS encoding serine/threonine-protein kinase gives MVSSDLGACEWFVWDLRRSGLIDRGQLNELVGEFLKRNPRAEPPALAEYLISQKSITAFQAERVLEGKTQGLVLGPYVLVDAIGSGSMGQVFKAISKTDQQLYAVKVLPRRSMWNVRLARRQVRAFSQFNHSSIVPFSDVGTAGGLHYLVWPLASGETLEAKVTRAGHLAPEEAAAVISHIAQGLAIAHQHGLFHGLIKPSNIMLSSDGITKILDFGIGSLLVENEGESLVDTMSTANSLTSGLDCASPESIMEPTNRTPAGDQYSLGCSLYYALSGHYPFPDGTAVEKMMAHQFKPPTPLKDVAPHVPEGLVAIVDRLLQKSPDSRFASAEEIVAALQPYAQDPQTERLPNKNARRMTPARPQPQQPQVRPQGSVFDQQQPSTQPYDTPAVSSHVQPTVPSNIFAQPAPQAQPAPQVQPQQQFTPGSSVAPTPQLPGRQNLQQRNWVEAPQRTPIFGPLMIFLLVALVTALVVLVGKNFLFPVE, from the coding sequence ATGGTTAGCTCCGATCTGGGCGCTTGCGAGTGGTTTGTTTGGGATCTGCGACGCAGCGGACTCATCGATCGCGGCCAATTAAACGAATTGGTGGGTGAATTTCTGAAACGGAACCCACGTGCAGAACCACCTGCACTGGCAGAATACCTAATCAGCCAGAAATCAATCACCGCTTTTCAGGCGGAACGGGTGCTCGAAGGAAAGACTCAGGGTCTTGTTCTTGGGCCGTACGTGTTGGTCGATGCCATTGGCTCCGGCAGCATGGGACAGGTCTTCAAGGCAATTTCCAAAACAGATCAACAACTGTACGCCGTGAAAGTGCTGCCACGTCGCAGCATGTGGAACGTACGTCTGGCCCGCCGACAGGTACGGGCCTTTTCACAGTTTAATCACTCTTCAATCGTACCTTTTTCCGATGTGGGCACGGCAGGTGGGTTACACTACCTGGTATGGCCATTAGCCAGTGGCGAAACTCTGGAAGCCAAAGTTACCCGCGCTGGTCATCTGGCACCAGAAGAAGCTGCTGCGGTAATTTCGCATATTGCCCAGGGGTTGGCGATTGCCCACCAGCACGGGTTGTTCCATGGTTTAATCAAGCCATCGAATATCATGCTGAGCAGTGATGGCATCACCAAGATTCTGGACTTCGGCATCGGCTCGCTGTTGGTGGAAAACGAAGGGGAATCGCTGGTGGATACCATGTCCACTGCGAACTCGTTGACCAGTGGCCTGGATTGTGCCAGCCCTGAAAGTATTATGGAGCCTACCAACCGGACACCTGCCGGTGACCAATATAGCCTGGGCTGCTCGCTGTATTATGCGTTATCCGGCCACTATCCATTCCCGGATGGGACCGCCGTTGAAAAAATGATGGCTCACCAGTTTAAGCCACCGACACCGTTAAAGGACGTCGCTCCTCACGTGCCGGAAGGTCTGGTTGCCATTGTGGATCGTTTACTGCAAAAATCGCCCGACAGCCGCTTTGCAAGTGCAGAAGAAATCGTGGCTGCCCTGCAACCTTATGCACAGGATCCCCAAACGGAGCGTTTACCGAACAAGAATGCTCGTCGCATGACCCCTGCCCGCCCGCAGCCACAACAGCCGCAAGTGCGTCCTCAAGGTTCCGTGTTCGATCAGCAACAGCCGTCGACACAACCTTACGATACCCCTGCGGTCAGCTCACATGTGCAGCCGACAGTGCCTTCGAATATTTTTGCTCAGCCAGCACCACAGGCACAACCTGCTCCGCAAGTGCAGCCACAGCAACAGTTTACGCCAGGTTCCTCCGTGGCACCCACCCCGCAGTTACCTGGTCGGCAGAATCTGCAACAGCGAAACTGGGTGGAAGCACCTCAGCGTACCCCCATCTTTGGCCCACTGATGATTTTCCTGCTGGTGGCACTGGTGACCGCACTGGTCGTGCTGGTGGGCAAAAACTTCCTTTTCCCAGTTGAATAA
- a CDS encoding Hsp70 family protein yields the protein MSDTIVGIDLGTTNSEIAVIERGKPVLITDENDDPILPSCVGITEDGKLLIGRPALNQYALAPERTIRSIKRKMGTDQKVKLGDTEYRPEEISALILRGLKERAERKLGKMVSKAVITVPAYFNDTQRQATIDAGALAGLEVVRILNEPTAASLVYEINQNAQMNVLVYDLGGGTFDVSIVSTESGVVEVLASHGDTALGGDDFDELFMNLLCDRFQEAHELDLRQNSTTKARVLRAAEKAKRELSDHALVRVEEEFIAEKDGVSLHMSMEITRSEYEELIQPMLERTMECVNKSLEDAKLSPEQIDRVVLVGGSTRTPMVAQLLEERLKRPARKDINPDLCVAMGAAVQGGMIAGEEIGSVLVDITPHTLGIKILDTDAGNIFQGGFEFRFAPIIKRGTPLPCSRSEIFRTVHDNQKVVEIDIYQGESTDTRKNHKVGMFNVEGLSDSPSGNMIVVQLDLNLNGVLKVSAKEKKTGLSKQITIDNAVDRLGASERDAATNRLEHLWRDQFPTIEEEINEYAEGENSLERSEFNSSSSFPTLEDAPPEGQREIVQARSLVEKAQRLREKCTEEDQEDLDAMITTVENALTERNWPALKKGCDELADVLFYLEDA from the coding sequence ATGAGTGACACCATCGTTGGGATCGATCTGGGGACCACCAACAGCGAAATTGCCGTCATTGAACGTGGCAAACCCGTATTGATCACTGATGAAAACGATGACCCCATTCTCCCATCGTGCGTGGGAATTACCGAAGATGGCAAACTACTGATTGGCCGCCCTGCACTGAACCAGTATGCACTGGCACCGGAACGCACTATTCGATCGATCAAACGGAAAATGGGCACCGATCAGAAGGTAAAACTTGGTGATACAGAATATCGTCCGGAAGAGATTTCCGCACTGATTCTGCGTGGGTTGAAAGAACGTGCGGAGCGGAAATTAGGCAAAATGGTCTCCAAAGCGGTCATTACCGTGCCCGCGTACTTCAACGATACCCAGCGACAGGCCACCATCGATGCGGGTGCACTTGCGGGCCTCGAAGTGGTGCGGATTCTGAATGAGCCCACCGCAGCATCGCTGGTGTACGAAATCAACCAGAATGCCCAGATGAATGTGCTGGTGTACGACCTGGGGGGCGGCACCTTCGATGTCTCGATCGTTTCAACGGAATCCGGCGTGGTGGAAGTGCTTGCCAGCCATGGCGATACCGCACTCGGTGGGGATGATTTTGATGAACTTTTCATGAATTTGCTCTGCGACCGCTTCCAGGAGGCCCACGAACTGGATTTGCGGCAAAATTCAACCACCAAAGCCCGCGTGCTGCGTGCCGCCGAAAAAGCGAAACGGGAACTTTCCGACCATGCACTGGTGCGGGTGGAAGAAGAATTTATCGCAGAAAAAGATGGCGTGTCGCTGCACATGTCGATGGAAATTACCCGTTCGGAATATGAAGAATTAATTCAGCCGATGCTGGAACGCACCATGGAGTGCGTCAATAAGTCGCTCGAAGATGCCAAATTATCCCCAGAGCAGATTGACCGTGTTGTGCTGGTGGGTGGCAGCACCAGAACTCCAATGGTTGCACAATTATTAGAAGAAAGGTTAAAACGCCCCGCCCGGAAGGACATTAACCCCGATTTGTGTGTCGCGATGGGTGCGGCGGTGCAGGGCGGCATGATTGCTGGTGAAGAAATTGGCAGTGTGCTGGTTGATATCACTCCCCACACGTTGGGTATCAAGATTCTGGACACCGATGCTGGCAATATTTTTCAGGGTGGGTTTGAATTTCGCTTTGCACCCATCATCAAACGAGGCACCCCACTGCCGTGCAGCCGGAGCGAAATCTTCCGCACCGTGCATGATAACCAGAAAGTGGTGGAAATTGACATTTATCAGGGAGAGAGCACCGATACACGTAAAAACCACAAAGTGGGTATGTTTAACGTCGAAGGCCTCTCGGATTCACCCTCAGGCAACATGATTGTGGTGCAGTTGGATCTCAACCTGAACGGCGTGCTGAAAGTTTCTGCTAAGGAGAAGAAAACGGGACTTTCCAAACAGATTACCATCGACAATGCGGTGGATCGACTGGGGGCCTCCGAACGGGATGCCGCCACCAATCGGCTGGAACATTTGTGGCGGGATCAGTTTCCCACAATTGAAGAAGAAATTAATGAGTATGCGGAAGGTGAAAACTCATTAGAAAGAAGTGAATTTAATTCCAGTAGCAGCTTTCCCACTTTGGAAGACGCCCCACCAGAAGGCCAGCGGGAGATTGTGCAGGCACGTTCATTAGTGGAAAAAGCGCAACGATTGCGGGAAAAATGCACGGAAGAGGACCAGGAAGACCTGGATGCAATGATCACCACCGTGGAAAATGCACTGACCGAACGGAACTGGCCCGCACTGAAAAAAGGCTGCGATGAGCTGGCGGATGTCCTTTTCTACCTGGAAGATGCCTGA
- a CDS encoding tetratricopeptide repeat protein, which translates to MKHKGRPDPYSDCICGSGKQFKWCCNAYYNDFKEGLDLSDAKQTAAAVAAFEKVVKKYPRLPQAWLLLASLASADQQTERAKAALQKAIELEPGTPRALALQIQILTADADGKEEFQSEMVGMCWQMLDQHYTSGDPYVADTIYSLFLAQFIANEQFSQNYLVPLILDEKIRNHIKGEGLKRLRMLLEHWQSKMYLSIGQRFLLPDPAIPAKQLEEWNQLLSIGGILKVKQGCEEFVKNNPTNVVGKFNLALVHTLLGNRTEAKPILEQLLADPSAGEHHEEVAYMLEVYEFSVPADELPEEYSGYVKDLKMRNPQGLQPMLEYFTSQKRALFGESSQNRLLVHLFGKSSTLEIPGVHKFVPQLAQFDAQALENQETQFNLLSDTEADMQQIVAEIQENIIGVFEIPAENEKYFNPSKFFVQVLHPALEGKEEIPPEVGLQLEHILNELWLKMPRKSLQGKTPLEAAQDPTLQPRLKGVVRMLYRVLASSYAAATPWHESG; encoded by the coding sequence ATGAAACATAAGGGCCGTCCCGATCCGTATTCGGATTGCATTTGTGGTTCGGGCAAACAGTTCAAGTGGTGCTGCAATGCCTATTACAACGATTTTAAGGAAGGCCTCGACCTGTCGGACGCGAAGCAGACTGCAGCCGCAGTGGCCGCATTCGAAAAAGTGGTCAAAAAATACCCCAGATTACCACAAGCATGGCTTTTGTTAGCCAGTCTTGCTTCTGCCGACCAGCAAACAGAGCGCGCGAAAGCGGCATTACAAAAAGCAATCGAACTGGAGCCAGGAACCCCCAGAGCACTGGCACTGCAGATTCAAATCCTTACTGCAGATGCCGATGGAAAAGAAGAATTCCAATCCGAAATGGTGGGAATGTGCTGGCAGATGCTCGACCAGCACTATACCTCTGGCGATCCTTATGTGGCAGACACCATTTATTCATTGTTCCTTGCCCAATTCATTGCAAATGAACAATTCAGCCAGAATTACCTGGTGCCACTGATTCTGGACGAAAAAATCCGCAATCACATAAAAGGTGAAGGCCTGAAACGGCTGAGGATGCTGCTGGAACACTGGCAGTCCAAGATGTATCTGTCAATCGGCCAGCGATTTCTGCTACCAGATCCTGCAATTCCAGCAAAACAACTGGAAGAGTGGAATCAACTGCTCTCGATCGGTGGGATTCTGAAAGTAAAACAAGGATGTGAAGAATTTGTGAAAAACAACCCCACCAATGTGGTGGGGAAATTCAATCTGGCACTGGTACACACCTTGCTGGGCAACAGGACCGAGGCCAAGCCGATTCTGGAACAGTTATTGGCCGATCCCAGTGCTGGCGAACACCACGAAGAAGTGGCCTACATGCTGGAAGTGTATGAATTTTCCGTCCCAGCAGATGAACTGCCTGAAGAATACAGTGGCTACGTGAAAGACTTGAAAATGCGTAATCCGCAGGGTCTTCAACCTATGCTGGAATACTTTACCAGTCAAAAACGGGCATTATTTGGCGAATCTTCACAGAATCGACTGCTGGTGCACCTTTTTGGCAAGTCATCCACACTGGAAATACCTGGTGTGCACAAGTTTGTCCCACAATTGGCACAGTTCGACGCTCAGGCCCTGGAAAATCAAGAGACACAATTTAACCTGCTCAGCGATACGGAAGCGGATATGCAGCAGATTGTTGCTGAAATCCAGGAAAATATCATTGGCGTATTTGAAATTCCTGCAGAGAATGAAAAATATTTCAATCCCTCGAAATTTTTTGTACAGGTGTTGCACCCCGCACTGGAAGGAAAGGAAGAAATTCCTCCCGAAGTGGGACTGCAACTGGAGCACATCCTGAATGAACTGTGGCTGAAAATGCCACGAAAGTCCCTGCAAGGGAAAACTCCGCTGGAAGCTGCTCAGGATCCCACATTGCAACCCCGCCTGAAGGGGGTGGTGCGGATGTTGTATCGCGTTCTGGCTTCCAGTTATGCAGCTGCAACTCCTTGGCATGAAAGTGGTTGA
- a CDS encoding VCBS repeat-containing protein: MKQVLILLLPCILLGWAAPQAHAYVEIAMPLSSVIQQSVVIATVQITKVDKAKKIIVYRKIKDLKGKHPQDEIRHVLEGELKPGEIKAILDWAEVGKIAVFFHNGSASEMCIDMNWYQAYPRGDYWGMSHGEPFLLRSYAGKADRLPALITTLLAGNEALVPCMEDNKELIAKRTARIMRMKNSMKNLDWNIKRDFVGWGADDIRRIEGVPGFSHLAPLGNFGGTVLGIYPCDFNLDGKQDFCILTTTKVALFQHQGDSFAEVVLPDLTTASAVCWGDYNADGYHDLALATSTGVRLFTNLQNGQFRDDSALIEDSMKCLSGVVIRDFTGDGKADILASSCFGGVALYENRLPADAVKQLTPPQLGEWWHIGPFDNTGGKGFDAVYPPEQQIDFTQTMMGKGNRKVSWTKSEFKDGQINNLAIFNDPNLNNDATVYVAREITCVGIAEIPLSLGSDDGLAVFVNGKRVLAENTNRACLPDQNQLTIRLRPGKNHLLLKITQGNGDFAFYCQPGQAKLSAAGWFQDVSAAWGVGPRGLGNQTAIKQLKTIDWFENNQPQAILVNNQPKDSLMLQARKPFQQTPLPEWLQTTGQVACFSDRGKLQYSCFQQQTMRIVQADLEKKQLQPLPDKLPANALTHAHHITWGDLNGDGLADCYVGCVLAPNRLFLQQPDGTFQDESLALGVTQRTWNSQVVATTDLNQDGRPDMLLGNSGQDSVALFSQIPTTKDRTPISIHFSANRLGQISRCELVNLQTKETHRLTAIACNGQPATLVCTTVTPGKYRVQLLGDQEPFEQTFDVADQHTNVVLYQRKTAPPASLPSTTSSK, translated from the coding sequence ATGAAACAAGTACTGATTCTGTTGCTTCCCTGCATATTGCTGGGCTGGGCAGCCCCACAAGCACATGCGTATGTGGAAATTGCCATGCCACTGAGCAGTGTCATTCAGCAGTCAGTGGTGATTGCGACGGTCCAGATTACCAAAGTGGATAAAGCAAAGAAGATTATCGTTTACCGAAAAATCAAGGACCTGAAAGGAAAGCACCCCCAGGATGAGATTCGCCACGTGCTGGAAGGGGAATTAAAGCCAGGTGAAATCAAAGCGATTCTCGATTGGGCCGAAGTCGGCAAAATTGCGGTCTTCTTTCACAACGGCAGTGCCAGCGAAATGTGCATCGATATGAATTGGTATCAGGCTTATCCACGTGGAGATTATTGGGGGATGTCCCACGGAGAGCCGTTTCTATTGCGGAGTTATGCTGGCAAAGCAGATCGGCTGCCCGCGTTAATTACGACGCTGCTTGCCGGCAACGAAGCATTAGTGCCGTGCATGGAAGACAACAAGGAACTGATTGCCAAACGCACCGCCCGCATTATGCGGATGAAAAATTCGATGAAGAATCTTGATTGGAATATCAAACGAGATTTTGTGGGCTGGGGTGCGGATGATATCCGTCGAATTGAAGGTGTGCCCGGCTTCAGCCACCTTGCCCCACTGGGCAACTTTGGTGGCACTGTGCTGGGGATATATCCGTGCGACTTCAATCTGGATGGCAAACAGGATTTCTGCATTCTTACCACGACGAAAGTGGCATTGTTTCAGCACCAGGGGGATTCGTTTGCGGAGGTGGTGCTGCCAGATCTGACTACCGCATCTGCCGTGTGTTGGGGCGATTATAATGCTGATGGTTACCACGATCTGGCCCTGGCCACCAGCACCGGCGTGCGGCTGTTTACCAATCTGCAGAACGGACAATTTCGTGATGATTCCGCGCTGATCGAAGATTCGATGAAGTGCCTGTCGGGTGTGGTGATCCGTGATTTTACAGGCGATGGCAAAGCAGACATTCTGGCCAGTAGTTGTTTTGGTGGTGTGGCACTTTACGAAAATCGCCTGCCTGCAGATGCGGTGAAGCAGTTGACCCCACCACAACTGGGCGAGTGGTGGCATATCGGCCCGTTTGATAATACTGGTGGCAAAGGCTTTGATGCGGTTTATCCACCGGAGCAACAGATCGATTTCACCCAGACAATGATGGGCAAAGGGAACCGCAAAGTTTCCTGGACGAAAAGCGAATTCAAGGATGGTCAGATCAATAACCTGGCGATCTTCAATGATCCCAACTTGAACAACGATGCAACTGTTTATGTTGCACGTGAAATTACCTGCGTGGGTATTGCCGAGATCCCACTGTCGCTGGGGTCGGATGATGGGCTGGCGGTGTTTGTCAATGGCAAGCGGGTGCTGGCAGAAAACACCAATCGAGCCTGTCTGCCAGATCAGAATCAGTTGACCATTCGTTTGCGGCCCGGCAAGAACCATCTGTTATTGAAGATTACCCAGGGCAATGGCGATTTCGCATTCTACTGCCAGCCTGGGCAGGCAAAACTGTCCGCAGCGGGCTGGTTTCAGGATGTTTCTGCCGCGTGGGGCGTTGGTCCACGTGGGCTGGGGAATCAAACAGCAATAAAGCAGCTCAAGACGATTGATTGGTTTGAGAACAATCAGCCCCAGGCGATTCTGGTAAACAATCAGCCGAAAGATTCTCTCATGCTGCAAGCCAGGAAGCCGTTTCAACAGACCCCACTTCCAGAATGGCTGCAGACAACGGGTCAAGTAGCTTGTTTCAGCGATCGTGGCAAATTGCAATATTCCTGTTTTCAACAGCAAACCATGCGTATCGTGCAGGCGGATCTGGAAAAGAAACAACTTCAACCTTTGCCAGACAAATTGCCCGCAAACGCACTGACTCATGCCCACCATATAACCTGGGGTGATCTCAACGGTGATGGACTGGCAGATTGCTACGTGGGGTGCGTGCTGGCCCCTAATCGATTATTTCTGCAACAACCGGATGGCACCTTTCAGGATGAATCCCTGGCACTTGGTGTTACACAACGCACCTGGAACAGTCAGGTTGTCGCCACCACCGACCTGAATCAGGATGGTCGGCCTGATATGTTGCTTGGGAACAGTGGGCAGGATTCAGTGGCTCTCTTTTCGCAGATTCCCACGACGAAAGATCGTACTCCCATCTCGATTCACTTTTCGGCGAATCGCCTGGGACAGATTTCCCGCTGCGAACTGGTAAATCTGCAAACCAAAGAAACGCACCGCCTGACTGCGATTGCCTGTAACGGACAGCCTGCAACATTGGTCTGCACCACCGTGACACCTGGCAAGTATCGCGTGCAATTACTGGGCGATCAAGAGCCGTTTGAGCAAACCTTCGACGTGGCAGATCAGCACACGAACGTAGTGCTGTACCAGCGAAAAACTGCCCCACCTGCAAGCCTTCCTTCCACAACGAGTTCCAAGTGA